The genomic interval GTGATATATGACTGATATATCATTTATGGGAAAATTCTTAAAGTTTTGTAAAACAGGCCTATTTATTATGATGCGTATgtccaaaaagcacaaaaacattcaaacgaaTTGGGGGTACAAGAGCTTGATTGTAGCAACAATTTCGAAGtcaattaattgaaattatttgtataactttattaataaaattaaatatccatggaaaaagtcattaatatataaattaattcatatattacatttcagtagaaaatctctaacttaaattattttactgggctacattaagtacagtactggagtaaaaataaagagagggatagttcacccaaaaatgaaaattctgtcatttatttacCATCATGTACCCTCAACCTGCACTTTCTTCAATAAACCAGGTTATATCATTATTCGGGGTAATTCCACCGAGATTAATATCGGATAAGCTGTTTAAGCAAACATCTATTTTCTGTTCCTGCTCGCGTTTAAGTGCTGCCATGTCAAATAGCCTAGATAACTTAATTCATTaatccagtgtttcccaaccttttgtCAGTCATGGCGcactttgaaaatgttctaaattttgtggcaccccctcgcatacgttatgctaggggtgtaacagtacagattgCTTACGATTCGGTTTGTATCGTGGTTTTAGGTTCACAGTTTCAGGTTCACGGTTTCTGTATGGtacggtatttgctatgttcatggaaaaacggactactgtcaaataaaaataaagaaaagaacaaataacttaaatataagCAGCAGCCGCACAAATAATTACTATTGAGCATAGATAGGctactaataaaataatgctttttggGCTTTTCAGGTAGGcctaggtctaacattagtttttaactaaataaatttaataaagtaatcaaatgaaaaattactgcatatttaactgtttaaattaaatatattaaatattaatccttaTCAAACTtaaaaaagctattcaatcaagagcagtgaacagacagcagtaaaggctactgcccctttaagacccagggGTATCACTTTCTCGACTGTAGCtatgttcacttaaggcatattcagactatagccctattcggacgggattagattaacatggggacatgggggtaaagtaattttacctcaggacgtctgtaatattaatggccaattcgcacgggataagacatctcagtaaaactagcagaagtgggaggagtaactcgctttacgcacctccttgacgtcatgtgcgtatgacgttaccgttataacgtgagcaaacacacaacctgagcgccagtctgaactctgTCTCCAAtttatatgtgtgttttaataaacagttaggtccagtctaacgattctgattggattgtgttggtaatagacactttcctagagctaaaatgtgttgtgcctctaataagtgcttttgatcttctttttgctttaaatgatatgcggaaaataccggacattttccacagatttgtcccaccacctacaacgcaaccgaatgcttcaagcgcctccaaaATTATTGCGCGCAAAATGcgctttttttaacttttaaacaggaaatgacagaattttaccatacatttttacagcaggtctattcgaacgggattagtattacccaagGTCATTTTTCCATACCTTTTTAaaaaggtaaaagtctcggtaatctttactgacattgtccgtaatgattaccgagatggcagattcggacgggattaaaatcaccgagaacctctggtaataattactttacccccacgtccccatgttaaactaatccagtccgaatagggcttatgtcagcttggatactcatcaagatggacatgttgacatcagctacttcttgtgtgagtttgtccgttcaagcgcaagacttgaatgAGAACTCAATAGTTGCGCACTGAGACGTGCATGTGAGCGCTTTCGGATGACCGCACAGAGACAAATCTTCCCACATCGCGATCGCATGTGAGTTCTCAATcacgtcttctggctctacacccgTATTCATAACCGAAGATACGGCAGCACTCACATGCATTAAACAAAGTTTactaagagagaccgttttgcccacttcttttattattatcgctgttgtaatgtatcaccgaGGAGCCAGCacatgtatccatcgacagaaacatacataacgCATTATTTTccagttacaacccatattaaagatgcgtcatcaggtgtgagatgaaccgcgatgCAAGTGCGTGCTGAAACCTTTTACGCGGCACCCCGCActtcccggttgggaaacactgcatTAATCTGACGCACCACCATCCACAACATGCTTTATATTGACACATAGCAGGCCTAATATGACTTTAAATTAAGATGGTTATTATTGGCACAATGTTGAGctacaaaaaaaagaagaaaatattaaaatattggcgATGACACGAAAATATCTCCAGAGACATCTGAACCCGGCTTAAGTCGCAATGACCTGATTTGCCGCTCGTCCCGATTGATATTAATGTCTTTCTCTtcctaatggtaaaaaaaagaagttccTGAACTGAATAACATACGAATCAGCTGGTGTTGTTGTGATGAAATCCCCCTGAGATGATAAAAATCGATGTTTAGGGAGCCCGCATCCggtattttttgtgtgcaaaagtataaagtgtagtgtcaataaaatcactaatttcagtatttataatgttattaattaaaaattgaGTATTGTATCTCAAATCCCCTGGTATAATTATCATTTACATCAATAAACACACATTACCTATTTTCGtcatttttatggctatggcacTTTTGACGATCATCTCATAATTAAATTTTGCGACTTTAGCTGGGGTTTAACAGACGGGGTCAAATATTcctataatttatttaatcacTAAAGGGCTCACCACAACAATATGGTTAATTTTAACCGCATCTATCTTAAAAGATTTGCTATTATATTGCTGTATAAATGACTACATGGAGACAAAAGGTCCATCTGGACATTGTTTAAAGtgcaaaaatgcaaattactacacagaaaaaaagaaaagaaaaaaatcacacaCCTTTCTTCTGCAACAGGTCTATAGAAATGGATTCATCAGTATTAGCATCAGGAGATAAGCAGAATTCATCTGGGGGGCGCTCTGTCTGAGAGAAATAATCAGGCAGGAAGTCGCTGTAGCACTGCGGCAGTTGCCTCAATGACTGACCTATAAACAAAAACCACATCATAAATGCtagataaataaaaacagacaaaaGATAACATCACTGTCAAACAAGTGTTCACTAACTACAAACAAAATTATCCCCACCCCAGCCCCCTTTCCAGCTCCTCCCCCTACACTCCCATTGGGTGACAGAAATTGGTTCAGCACCATTCAGTCTTCCGAAGCTGAGTTGATTGGTTGGAGGGAAATCAAACACATTGCGTCGCATGACACGAGTTCGGGGTCTCTTGGTTTCCAAAGCACAAGAGAAAGAATGATGGCCGTCTTTACTGCGCTCCACACCCAGAGGGTTCTTGCGCCTGTACTCTCTCCATTTGAGTGCCTGCGGGGATAGATGGTGCACTGGAAGGAAAAGGGAATGGTGGCAAAGGATGGTAGTAAAAGAAATGTaagaagagaaagaaaaaagtatTGGTGAATGGGAAGTAAGATGGATGGCATGTATAGGGAAAAGTAGCAAAAGGGAAAGAACAGTCACAAGGGTAAGATGAAATGCCAAAGATATGCAATGTAAAACATGGGCAGAAGTGGAAACAGGAGAGATAGAAAAGAGAAGTTGTTAGCAGCATTTAAAGGAAAGAAAAGCCAATGTCTAAGTATGGAAGCTAAGGCTTTGTTCAGATAGTCAAATATTTGATTGTTTTGGCCTATTCGACTCAGTTCAGAAGCAAAAAAGCAAACCAtattcatgtttttgttttgaaagcagaaaaaaatgattttctcAACACTTTAATTACAAGTCATACAACTAGAACTGTGTCTGAATTCAGTCATTTTTGCTCCAACCTACCATTAGGCAGTCGCTGTGTCACACACACTGGTAAAACTTTCACTGGCTCTTCCTGTGGTGCTGGCTCCAACTGTCCAAGAGGACTGAGACAAGAGCTGGGAAGCGCCGGCAAATTGCCACGGTGGAAACAGTGATTTCTAGTAGGCAACGCAGGCATCAGTGGACTCTGTTTCATCAGTGGAGGTGGAGGCGGTGTAGGAGGTAAGGGGGCAAGTTTAGGAGTCTCTGTACGTATGGCCATTCCAGGTGGGGTATGCGGGGGCAGAAGACCCGCAGAGATGGGGCAAGAAAGAGAACGTGGCGGCCTTGGACCACCTGGGGTCGGAGTGCACGTCGAGCAGGTTCCAGAAGAGGTGGGTGCACCTTGGAGGCGAACTGGGGAGTAGCTGCCCAGTGGGGAGGGCCGCACTGTTGTAGGTACAATGGAGGTGTCGTGAGGTGGCCTGTGGTCTTCTTCTGGCTCATCTTCACCACCCTCAGGTGCTGCAGCTCCTCGAGCCTGCATATGGCTAATGTATCCGTCCAGAAGGGGAAGGATAGGCTTCGCCTGGGGTTTTCCAAACTGGTGCTGGAAAGTGAAGGGCTGAATAGGCAATGAGGTCGGACGTTGATTTTTGCTATAGCGAATTACAACCGGAGAGGAGTCCGTGGAGCTAGACAGGCCACCTAGGGGTAGAAAGACAAGAGATGGAGAAGTGTAAAGAGGGGTTGGAGATAAAATATAAGAGACAGGAAGATTAAGACCAAAACATCAGAATCTACAGCAGAGCAACATTCAAGACAGTAATGAACCATATCTAAAGCTTTACAAAttgttataaattaaattaatggtcaaatatgcatataattataatatgaaGCAAATTATCTGACCTGAATTTAAACTAGAATGGCTATGGCAGTGACACAGCATTTTAAAATAGCTAGAATAAAACTCAGCATTAGCAATAGCAAAAGAGACAACAGAGTCTTATTATGAAACATGAAACATAGCCATACATATGAAAAAAAATCCTACTCTGTCAAACACATACCTTAAAACACTGCTCCAAAAACAATGACCAAATGAGATACAAAAACAACCCGGATAATATGTCAAAAACAGCCTGTTTATAAGGCTCCTCTGTGTACACCTCTgggtatgtgtgtttgtgtgttctcTGACCAGCACACAGTGTGTGTGAAACGTCACTCGGCTATTGCGCAAACTGCCTGAATACTCATATGTCAGAGCTCTTAGTACACTGCTGTACTTAGTCACAGCCACCAGGGGCAGCACAGCATTAAGAAGAAATAAAATCCATTGCAGTAACACAACACAAGCTAACCCATCTGTTATCAGACACTGCCTTGCTTTCTTAAACCCTCTAATCTAAGTATTAAACTTTAGCATGCAACTCTTGCACTGCTTGTGCTACAGATATTGGTTCCATAATGCAGCTTGAAGAAAATAGTTACTTTACTAAGCAATTACTATTACATTCCTGAGGTATAATAATTGATTTTAACCTGGCAGACtataaaatagctaaaaaataaaaaatgccatagacatacataaaataatattttacccAAACACTGTCATATTTCATTCCCCtatatgttgttccaaacccacaTGACATTAATTTATTCACAGAAAACGGAAAGAGAGCctgatatattttttgtgtaataTGGAGTAAAGTCAAGTGACTCGGGTATgatgatgagtaaatgatgactgaatTCACATTTTGGTAAGTAAGGAACTATCAAGAACGTCTTAGCAATGCTCTagaaaccacccagaacaccctcgTTACCACAGATCAACCTTTTAAAAACTATTCCTTAACAACAGCCTAGCAACTTTCCAGAGGGGAAAAAGTGGTCCCtttacatttatgtttttagCTGATGCTAACCAAATTGGCTTGGACAATAAAGCAAACAATCATATTAAGGGAAATCACATAGCGCTAAAATGATGAAAATCTAACTATGTCACTCCCCAACCAACAAATAGTCAAGAAGAGTCCCTAAATCAACTAAGAAACTACAGTGTAACGCAATAAGTTAATCtacaaaacaacaataaaaaacagCTTTTACAAACAACAATTTAACCATCCTCTTTTTAAGAAGATATTGGAGAAAACACGCTCTTACCTTCTGCTACGGTTCGAGTCTGTTCACAGCTCCCCTGACTATGGCATCGAGTGAGTGGAGGCAAACTATGGCTCTGACCCTGCGGAAGGCCTTCCAGGATGGGCGAGAACTCTCCAgaagagtgagagtgtgtggaTGTGGCCTCTATGCCACCCCTCTGTGATGGTGACCCTCCAGTTCTCCTCTTATTTCTGGCTATTTCTGCAAAAGAAGTGACACGTGGTGGAGGTGGCGGGCTTGGAGCTGCACTCTCACTAAGCCGAACAGGGCAGCTGAGCATGCGCTCCAAGGATCCAAGGCGAGGAGATGGAGACTTGTCCAGGTTACGATCGTAACTGCGAGAGCGCGGTCGATTGCTCCCCGAAGCACCAACTGAATTGCAGGCTGTTGTAGGTGGGGAGATGTTAATATACACCTGCCCCTCAATTACATTCTCATGGATGGAGTCAGTCTCAGCTGGATCCTTTTCTTCATTCtgttaaaagaaaagaaaaataatgtaaagGTAGGAAGAAGCTAGAAGAAAAATAAGAAGATACAACGTGTCTTGCACAAGTCAACAccaaataaagtaaataatatACCAGCTCTGTATCTTCATCTTCTTCATCCTCTTTCATTTGTTGAAATAGGTAGTACTCTGTTGGCTGAGTGGGGCTTCCTTTGCTGTGCTCATCTGAACAGCTTGTGACCGATGACCCCACCGGACTGGGAGAGGACTGGGAAGAAAGGTCACACGTCACAAGCTTGTAGTAATTCTGTGTTGCTACAACCAAGCGAGCTTGGCTTTGAAGACATGAGGTGAGGTCATTGGCAGAGGTTTCAGCAGAGGACAGTCCCTCACTTCCAAGGAGGTTGTGGTATGAGTTACAGTTGGCATCTACTTCAATAGTAGCACCTTGTGGTTGAGATACAGAGGAAGAGTTTGCATGGTCTTGAGTAACCGAAGGATGCTGAGGGGGTTCAATCGGGGACGTGTGTAAGTCCAGGTAGAAAGCTCCACGTCCGCTGCCACATTCTGTCCCGCACATCCCAATGAgctcagacacagacgaggcaCAGGATTGCTCACCGGAACTGTTGATATTGAGCAATGGCTTGGCTGGGACAACATTGTTCATTTTGTTGTAAATCGTGCTGAAGTTAACCAGCACTCCATCCGAGCTATTACAGGAGGAATCACTGCCGTAGCCCTGGTGACACTCAGAAAATGATTCCTGAAAATGTTCAGGGTAGGGCTGAGAAAGGTTGCAACAAGAGCAGTGTGGTGCTGCCAGACTGGAACACTCTGAGCTTCCTCTACCGCCCTGCATGGACTGGTCTTCATAATCATCATCCTCACCCCATTCTTGTTCACCACAGTCCATTGAAAGGGTGGAACCACTGCTTCCGTGGCGCCGCTGGCTATCTAATCTCAGCAAGTTCAGGCCCTCCATATGAGTAGATAAATCAAAAGTCCCACCTATTGTATGGTCTCTGCTCTCTACTTCCCTACTAGTCCCATTTGTAGAACACCACTGTTTTTCTGTAGACCCATGCAAGATAAAAGGTTCAGTGGTGAACCCAAGGTCATGTAGATGGAAAGACGGCAAGTCTTCATTCGCAAGCACTGAATTAGAGATTTCATGCAAATTTCCATGCAAGTGAAAAGAGGAGTCTTCCAAATATCCATTCAGATTGTCTTCATCctcatcatcttcatcttcagtGTTGAGCAGAAAGGGGTTACGTCTCGAGTTTGGCCG from Pseudorasbora parva isolate DD20220531a chromosome 3, ASM2467924v1, whole genome shotgun sequence carries:
- the rusc2 gene encoding LOW QUALITY PROTEIN: AP-4 complex accessory subunit RUSC2 (The sequence of the model RefSeq protein was modified relative to this genomic sequence to represent the inferred CDS: inserted 1 base in 1 codon) produces the protein MDSPPKLSGETLIVHHIPLVHCQVSSSRKCCGSPLKRNSNPFSCPENLGLIRTTSLPERDILQREALVYSSLIQTSSSSLSSSDTFGDGVMRGGEKRERGGREGSMASNTSSFTSSNSEDQAQGLPMKTDERPNSRRNPFLLNTEDEDDEDEDNLNGYLEDSSFHLHGNLHEISNSVLANEDLPSFHLHDLGFTTEPFILHGSTEKQWCSTNGTSREVESRDHTIGGTFDLSTHMEGLNLLRLDSQRRHGSSGSTLSMDCGEQEWGEDDDYEDQSMQGGRGSSECSSLAAPHCSCCNLSQPYPEHFQESFSECHQGYGSDSSCNSSDGVLVNFSTIYNKMNNVVPAKPLLNINSSGEQSCASSVSELIGMCGTECGSGRGAFYLDLHTSPIEPPQHPSVTQDHANSSSVSQPQGATIEVDANCNSYHNLLGSEGLSSAETSANDLTSCLQSQARLVVATQNYYKLVTCDLSSQSSPSPVGSSVTSCSDEHSKGSPTQPTEYYLFQQMKEDEEDEDTELNEEKDPAETDSIHENVIEGQVYINISPPTTACNSVGASGSNRPRSRSYDRNLDKSPSPRLGSLERMLSCPVRLSESAAPSPPPPPRVTSFAEIARNKRRTGGSPSQRGGIEATSTHSHSSGEFSPILEGLPQGQSHSLPPLTRCHSQGSCEQTRTVAEGGLSSSTDSSPVVIRYSKNQRPTSLPIQPFTFQHQFGKPQAKPILPLLDGYISHMQARGAAAPEGGEDEPEEDHRPPHDTSIVPTTVRPSPLGSYSPVRLQGAPTSSGTCSTCTPTPGGPRPPRSLSCPISAGLLPPHTPPGMAIRTETPKLAPLPPTPPPPPLMKQSPLMPALPTRNHCFHRGNLPALPSSCLSPLGQLEPAPQEEPVKVLPVCVTQRLPNVHHLSPQALKWREYRRKNPLGVERSKDGHHSFSCALETKRPRTRVMRRNVFDFPPTNQLSFGRLNGQSLRQLPQCYSDFLPDYFSQTERPPDEFCLSPDANTDESISIDLLQKKGLVKAINIAVDLIVAHFGTSRDAGVKAKLGNSSVSPNVGHLILKYLCPAIREILHDGLKAYVLDLIIGQRKNQPWSVVEASTQLGPSTRVLHSLFSKVSQYSELTNHSMRLNAFIFGLLNLRSLEFWFNHIYTHDDIIAAHYHPWGFLPLSQGACQPLFEELLLLLQPLSLLPFDLDLLFEPHQLQKGEEHLRRKEQLCSARQGLDQSDRSTFQLMRGSGMLESGAQEVGMLPQREKIMLRDEDSRLRMEGVTLKMKRDGWKSAGAERESRDKEAGVGKECLRKSDAGEIERGGWYAGRMKGVGEDCDKEKRREGDGAKQRNRQAGWWYQLMQSSQVYIDNSAEGSKFVKWEKRRKGGIESHRQSQPPPREGVVEGAEAIQQMDEQVEHGRTSSSNKNSVGNGVLHQTTLSEAAKGKPSWMGSPPESVLTELKKSKEKQLECQDAYEGVQGQEGAGEDGSAQVLRWGRLFGAGNGSKIEKSEQKSVRKQRLPSGWLSLDRSVLDLVAQSVGVGKKAEQQSLTSQSQESHLGPNEQAQTQNLPTQRQAPREVKALCHHIATEPGQLSFHKGDVMQVLSRXDSDWLLCALGDTQGLVPIIYVTLIEDSQER